The Melospiza melodia melodia isolate bMelMel2 unplaced genomic scaffold, bMelMel2.pri scaffold_148, whole genome shotgun sequence genome has a window encoding:
- the PRRT1 gene encoding proline-rich transmembrane protein 1 has product MSSSGAGPAPPAPPPPVGFAAPPPPPPFALQCGSGGGGAAFLPLYPGQQSFGSAPPGPGPLPGSVGGAGGAPLGPPLGLGVPEGHRGSPPHDYLPIAVLTTLCCFWPTGVVAIVKAVQVRTAVARGDIVSAEIASREARNFSFISLAVGIAAIVLCTILTVVIIIAAQHQDNDWDP; this is encoded by the exons ATGAGCAGTTCCGG CGCAGGCCccgcccccccggccccgcccccccccgTGGGGTTcgcggccccgccccccccgCCCCCGTTCGCGCTGCAGTGCGGGAGCGGCGGGGGAGGGGCGGCGTTCCTGCCCCTGTACCccgggcagcag AGCTTTGGCTCCGCCCCCCCCGGGCCCGGCCCTTTGCCCGGCTCggtgggcggggccgggggggctccCCTGGGCCCCCCCCTGGGTCTGGGGGTCCCCGAGGGGCACCGGGGGTCGCCCCCCCACGATTACCTGCCCATCGCCGTGCTGACCACGCTCTGCTGCTTCTGGCCCACCGGCGTTGTGGCCATCGTCAAGGCCGTGCAG GTGCGCACGGCGGTGGCGCGGGGGGACATCGTGTCGGCCGAGATCGCCTCGAGGGAGGCGCGGAATTTCTCCTTCATCAGCCTGGCCGTGGGCATCGCCGCCATCGTGCTCTGCACCATCCTCACCGTGGTCATCATCATCGCCGCCCAGCACCAGGACAACGACTGGgacccctga